The genomic stretch TCTGAGCCACCCAACTCTTGATAGTTTACCATTATCAGAGTCAGAAGAAGAAACTTTACGTTTTTTGGAGGGATTTTCATCATTCTCATCCTCATCTACCAAGAACTGTTTGGGAACTTCATTGTGTATTTATTCTAACGATTTTACAAAATAGTTTTTGGATACCAAACAATTCATATTCTTAATTTAACAAATTACCTTACCATTTTATATGTTCATTTTATGGAATAGCAAATATTCaatacacaaaaaaatataaacttattaaaaacattcaggaataacatgaaaatataaataaaataacaaataatatataagtataacaAATCGAAACATACAATTCGCGCTTAACCCGAAAAAAATCTCTAGTCGTGATAAATGCTTGTAAATATGGTTGGTAAATATGGTgttaatataattgttaaataatagtaaatttcataataatatagtaaatataGGTGTATTTAGATCGCTAGGGTTCGCGGTCCTCCCTATAATAGGCttcgatattttttttttttttttgagagagCAAGCAATAATGAGATTTAAGCCTACCTCATTCCACAATCCTTATTTTGGTCATGGCCGTAGTCTCCCACGTCGTGGATATGACATCTGTGATTCTCCTTTAGCGAGACGGAGGGAGGTCAATTCTGAGATTGAAAATTCTGATGAGCTAATAATAAGCAACTTACCTGAATCTGAAACTCAGGTTTGTAATTCTTGTAAATTCGTCAGTCAATTCTCTGGTTTTGTcactaatctctctctctctctatatatatatatatatatatataaccaggATGAGAAGATCTCTGTGGCCACTACCTCCGCGCCACCTATGTCAAGGTTAAGGTATGGTGATTGATGATTATTGGGATTGATGTTGTTGATTCTCTTGTACATCCTTCATATGTTGTGTGTTATTATGACTCAGCGTGGACGAGCAATCCCTCCGCATGGCTGCTTTGGCtttggaaaagaagaagaagaaatcagCACCTAAGGCATTGCTCGCTACGGAGAGCAAACCTAGCACCTAAGGCATCCGTTTTATCATACAATCACCAGACACCAACTAATATCGCTTTATCATTTCTGTTGTGTTTTGTAAACTTAAGATGACAAATTTGATTTCCAGTAGGTTTATCTAAATCTCAAAGATAAATGCAACGAAATGTTCTCGTTTGGACATAAAGTTATGTGGAGGTGATCTTAAGCTGATTATTGAACTATCATACAGCTATAAATTCGTTAACTTGAGCAGTCAAATTTCTTCTTTCGCTGAGATATTATGTTTATGAACGAACAAGTTTGTATCTTCCTCTCATTCACTGTTTTATTCTTTCTGGAAACAACACTTAgtcattcaaaacctcaaaactCTCATGATCCTCGAATTCAACTGTTTCCATTCTCGTAGAAGAATGCGGAGTTGATGACTGAAAAACGAAGACAGCAAAGAGTTAGTCAATGAAGCTCATCATTTTAATCGTGGTTGCTGGCTTAGGCTAACACAAAAGTTTCAACGCTACCTCAAATGTTACAACcacatcgtttttttttttttttttttaacctggGATATCCCGGGCCGaagcccagactaatccccaagggtAATCTGAATGGTAACGGATTCGAACTCAGGTCCCTTAGGGATCCTGGAACGCCATGTACCACCCGACCAGTGACTCGTGGTTACCACATCGTATTTTGCTAACTCAATAGGATCTTTGGTCctgttaccaccatggtagatTAAAACAGAAAGTTTGGATTCACTCATCAAGTTCTCTGCCTCACAACACTCGCTGGACAAACAACTAATGTGCCAGCAGCCGGTCTCTTGCTATTAAGCTCCCGTCTTACAGTATCTGAACTACCATTCTGATCACTATCAATATCACTCAGAACCATGGTCTCACTATTGCTTGAAACCTTGAACTCTGGTCTTGCATGAATATCATGCTTTGCATTTTCCGACTCATCATCAGCATCCAGGTCCACTATTTGGGCGTCTTGTTTGCTTGAGTTTTCAGAATTTTATTGGGACTCAAACTTTTGCTTCAGGATAAGAGCAATCATTGAGACTGTCTTACCAAGTCCCTGGAAAATCACATAACAGAATCAGAGATATTAACTAGGAAAAAAGTTTTGATTATATGTGACCTGATCATCTGCTAAGATCCCTCCTGAACAGTGTAAACAACTTGTTTCCTTTTGTAACATCCATGCCAGTGCAATTTTCTGAGcagaaaaaaatagtatttagtatatatacaaaCCAATTTCAAAAAGGCCAATAAATGGTAACACTAAAGCAATGATAATATTAATAACTGATGTCTCATAAGAGGAACTGAAAGAGTACCAGGAGGTAGATCAACTTCTGTCCTCGGTTGATTCAAATTCTGCAGGATTAACATACACttcgttataaaaaaaatgccCTTAACATGCCACTAATATCCGGTTGAATATAAAACAACACTGAGCTCTCAACTTATGCATCAGCATAACATCGAAAATGAATGCTACATAAAAGAGTCAATTTATCTGAAGTAtcattatttcataaaatagGATACTCGGTCTAAAATTGAGTAGATTCAGTATGCAAGTATGAATCAAGCATGAACGAGAACTCATATAAAACGTTTCAATGCACCaaatatttaaccaaaaaacTGTAAAAGGTGGTACAATAGACACAAACAAGACATGCAAACTCAGATAAAACGTTCAATGCACCaaatatttaaccaaaaaaaaaattagagtaaTATATTGCAATCATACCAAGAGACTGAAAAGGGCCATAAAACTGTAAAGGTGGTACAAGGGACACAAACAAGACAGGcaagcaaaaaaagaagagcCAAGTGTTCAAGTTTCATTCTCAAGAGAAGAGTGAGTTGATGATGAATACCCCGTAGTGCATCCTGATAGATCAGCCTCTCAGAATTGTCGTCTTCCCCAATTCCAGTCATGTCCACTGGATCGCTTGGACTACCAGCATCTTGTAAAGGAGAAGCAGATGTTCCATGCGTCATAGATGAAGGAGGGAGGATCCTAACCCCATTCCCACTAAGAGAAGCATTTGTACATCCAACACTATCTTGACTATTACCCGTAGAGGAAGTAAAACTACCGCTTCCTGAGTGAAAAAAGGGTAAAAAGAGAGCACCGAGGTTGGTTGAAACTTGAATTAGTCCATAAACTTAACCTCACCAAGAATGGACAAAATATAATAGCAGAGAGAGTATACCAATACTAGTTTCTTTCCCAATGGGCTCCGATACATTGTCATCACTACCACTATCACTGcagttgctgctgctgctaccAATACTACTACCTGAACTAATTTGAATATCAGAATCCATCATGTGCTAGCTTCTAAGAAAGTCAAATTTAGCCTGCGTTGCAAGACAATGTTGGCATTATTCAACGAATGAAGCTAATGGCATGAAACGGAACCCTTTTCACTGTAATTGGAAACAATTTCAACAGCCTAGCAAAAGAGCCAAGAACACCAAATCAAGCAAAGTAAGGCAAAGTGGCGGGATAACTGAAATCAAAACGACAGGTACCGTGGAGAAAGCAGAGAGTTGGAAGGAAGCCACTGTTCATAGGGtttctttcttcctttctcAGTGAAACCAATAATATTCTGTCACCAGACAAGGGAGCAGAAAACAtgaaatgtttttcttttacacTTTGGTAATTACATTTCCATCAAAAATATGGAAAGGAAACATGGTAAACAGTAAGAGTTTACATTTGCTCGGCCCACGGCTACGTCTTTCGGCCATCTGACCATTTCCAACTCATCACTTTTAGAAACATATACGTTAGAGTAAATTctataattctattttttataatactatTCTGTTTAAAATGAATAAAGAGAAATTGATTCAAATACTATAAATTGActaacatttttcaaaaaaaaacttcaatcaAAATTATTCTAACATTTGGGTAGGTTTAGTtattgttgtttagttttagtatTTGAGGGATGAATTTGgatttattaatgatttaagaggttagtttaattttttttaatcaaaaattaggatgtttatgaaaataatcaggtaaatttaaaaaaatagtatcaTATTTGTGGTAAAACTAGAATTCCCcgtaaataataatatacactaaataaaGTTTGAGACTTAGATGTATTTGGCTATTTGTCCCAATATATTTTACTGcttttaattagaaaaattctaaaataaataaaaatataaaataacgtTTCTTTATTCacattatttttaaagaaaaaaaatgagattattcgaatagattttttttgctttcagCAAATCAAAAATAGTAATGAGTTAAAGATGCTGACATTAAAAGcaaaaaggcaaaaaaaaaacatttttttcttaatgcATGTCTTGAAGAGAAATCCTAAACCGAAAATCAACAGCCCAATCATTTTTCCTAAGGTATTTTTCCTTAAGGTTTTGTTCATAGAAGCCTAAACTGAAATCTTGAGAGGGAAAtacaaataataacaaattttaaCCGAATCCCTCGGCTGACTGCTGCAATCTGCCTCAGCGTGTATAGAGCCACTGCTTTTATTGCGTGCTGCTCTGCTTATGTTATTAGCCGACTGTTAAACCGAATCCAAACTTGTGGTCCTTCTTCTTACGGTCAATctgtgaaaaaaacaaaacacaatcaACAGTTTAAAACAAGAGTCTCCGGTTACATCTCAGTACATGAAAGAACAAGGCAGAACCTTATGTTA from Raphanus sativus cultivar WK10039 unplaced genomic scaffold, ASM80110v3 Scaffold0123, whole genome shotgun sequence encodes the following:
- the LOC130501209 gene encoding uncharacterized protein LOC130501209; this encodes MRFKPTSFHNPYFGHGRSLPRRGYDICDSPLARRREVNSEIENSDELIISNLPESETQDEKISVATTSAPPMSRLSVDEQSLRMAALALEKKKKKSAPKALLATESKPST